One Oryza glaberrima chromosome 11, OglaRS2, whole genome shotgun sequence genomic region harbors:
- the LOC127754962 gene encoding shaggy-related protein kinase NtK-1-like, protein MASVGAVLSGLKNSSFTTMGAEKLPDQMHDLKIRDDNEVQVTNINGKGAETGHIIVTTTGGRNGQPKLTKCKSAWEDMLNTEHAVTF, encoded by the exons ATGGCTTCAGTAGGGGCTGTGCTATCTGGGTTAAAGAACAGCAGCTTCACCACAATGGGTGCTGAGAAGTTGCCTGATCAGATGCATGATCTGAAGATAAGGGATGACAAT GAAGTTCAAGTGACTAATATTAACGGCAAGGGAGCAGAAACCGGCCACATAATTGTCACAACTACTGGTGGCAGAAATGGTCAGCCGAAACTG ACAAAATGTAAAAGTGCTTGGGAAGACATGTTGAATACTGAGCATGCAG TGACCTTCTGA